Proteins encoded by one window of Actinocorallia herbida:
- a CDS encoding replication initiator, with protein sequence MGAAAQMMERRLREDFPAWEGLVERAGWCVRPVRVMGGAAAVHPGTGEVLAAYDSQGEPDGSLLIACGDRRAGVCPPCSARYRANLWRIIVMGLDGSAGAGWPVRVPGSVSAHPAVFATLTAPSWGRVHRVRSQDGACHPSRGRPVCEHGTARWCNLVHADGRQVGDAMCVSCYGYTDHVLWHASMPELWRRTVVGLPRALARQSGPVTGTHRTVKEITALLRPRFARVVEWQRRGALHVHAVVRLDGRSDGDVAAAPPAWAGRDLLAAAVRDAALSASVSMPAPDGVARSAVWGSQLDVSPITNPSAAARYLAKYSTKVAGDTLPGWPMRAFGPLEMDRMRARGVSWHLLMLAGTCLRLARRYPDLSHLAERVHQMGYGGHYASKSPMYSMTMLALSEARRSWRARRSNGDVWADLGAVVVGDWRLVGLGYRTAGDAEVAGQLYRQEQQVRAARRVHDVAVVRLVDGEEEAGW encoded by the coding sequence GTGGGCGCTGCGGCGCAGATGATGGAGCGTCGGCTCCGGGAGGACTTCCCCGCGTGGGAGGGGCTGGTGGAACGGGCCGGGTGGTGTGTGCGGCCGGTTCGGGTGATGGGCGGTGCGGCGGCGGTGCATCCGGGAACGGGTGAGGTGCTGGCGGCGTACGACTCGCAGGGGGAGCCGGACGGGTCGCTTCTGATCGCGTGCGGTGATCGCCGGGCGGGGGTGTGTCCGCCGTGTTCGGCCCGGTACCGGGCGAACCTGTGGCGGATCATCGTGATGGGCCTGGACGGGTCGGCCGGTGCGGGCTGGCCGGTGCGGGTGCCCGGTTCGGTGAGCGCGCATCCGGCGGTGTTCGCGACTCTTACGGCTCCTTCGTGGGGTCGGGTGCATCGGGTCCGGTCGCAAGACGGGGCGTGTCACCCGTCGCGCGGGCGGCCGGTGTGCGAGCACGGTACGGCGCGGTGGTGCAACCTGGTGCATGCCGATGGTCGGCAGGTCGGCGACGCGATGTGCGTCTCGTGCTACGGCTACACCGATCATGTGCTGTGGCACGCGTCGATGCCTGAGCTGTGGCGGCGGACGGTGGTCGGTCTGCCTCGGGCGCTGGCTCGCCAGTCGGGGCCGGTGACGGGGACGCATCGGACGGTGAAGGAGATCACCGCGCTTCTGCGGCCGCGTTTCGCGCGGGTGGTGGAGTGGCAGCGACGGGGCGCGCTTCACGTTCACGCGGTGGTCCGGCTGGATGGCCGGTCGGACGGGGATGTAGCGGCGGCTCCTCCGGCTTGGGCGGGGCGTGACCTGCTGGCGGCGGCGGTGCGGGATGCGGCGCTGTCGGCGTCGGTGTCGATGCCCGCTCCAGACGGGGTGGCGCGGTCGGCGGTGTGGGGATCACAGCTCGACGTCTCACCGATCACGAACCCGTCTGCGGCTGCCCGGTACCTCGCGAAGTACTCGACCAAGGTCGCGGGCGACACGTTGCCCGGCTGGCCGATGCGGGCGTTCGGCCCGTTGGAGATGGACAGGATGCGGGCGCGCGGGGTGTCGTGGCATCTGCTGATGCTGGCGGGGACGTGCCTGCGGCTCGCGCGGCGGTATCCGGATCTCTCCCATTTGGCGGAGAGGGTTCACCAGATGGGGTACGGCGGCCATTACGCGAGTAAGAGCCCGATGTACTCCATGACGATGCTGGCGCTGAGTGAGGCGCGGCGGTCGTGGCGGGCGCGCCGGTCGAACGGCGACGTGTGGGCGGATCTGGGCGCGGTGGTGGTGGGTGATTGGCGGCTGGTCGGCCTGGGCTACCGGACTGCGGGCGATGCGGAGGTGGCGGGTCAGCTCTACCGGCAGGAACAGCAGGTGCGGGCGGCTCGGCGGGTGCATGACGTGGCGGTGGTGCGGTTGGTCGACGGTGAGGAGGAGGCGGGATGGTAG
- a CDS encoding FtsK/SpoIIIE domain-containing protein: MGVGLPPVRELPDIPVRAPRTAGAWLAILVIRPAWLWRREYLLGLVLVGAGAAGWWRLGLVGLGLPLVLLSSLAVPGTRALLGGWLAGGRLKRRWDRGCRFAGLTTSNDRIPRVLKIQRVPVGERLRVRMPRGSTVSELEAATEQLAADLRIRGVEVRREPSRADLASVLLRRRDPWESAGPVPWPWLERPQSRLWEPVPVGLDEVGDLVTLTLPGRNLLLGGEPEAGKSAAMTQLIAAAALDPWVTLVGLDAKRLELSLWQPCFDQVAFAKMDDAIALLESVISDMDSVYERMAAERLRKVPSYARLTVVVVDELRFYTAHPDRVAREHFNGLLIDLVARGRAAGFPVVAATQKPSADVVPTSLRDLFGYRWALRSNTRDASDTILGAGWASLGHSAATVPVGTRGVGLLLGEGQAEPVRCRSFYLSDGEVEGVAARGAELRRGVRRG; this comes from the coding sequence GTGGGCGTGGGCCTGCCCCCGGTCCGTGAGCTTCCCGATATCCCGGTGCGGGCTCCTCGGACGGCGGGCGCGTGGCTAGCGATCCTGGTCATCCGTCCGGCGTGGCTGTGGAGGCGCGAATACCTCCTCGGTCTGGTGCTGGTCGGGGCGGGGGCGGCTGGCTGGTGGCGGCTGGGCCTGGTCGGGCTGGGTCTGCCGCTGGTGCTGCTGTCGTCCCTGGCGGTGCCGGGCACGCGGGCCCTGCTGGGCGGCTGGCTGGCTGGTGGCCGTCTCAAGCGGCGGTGGGACCGAGGATGTCGGTTCGCCGGGCTGACCACGTCCAATGACCGGATACCGAGAGTGCTCAAGATCCAGCGGGTTCCGGTGGGTGAGCGCCTGCGGGTGCGGATGCCGCGCGGCTCGACTGTGAGCGAGTTGGAGGCTGCTACGGAGCAGTTGGCGGCGGATCTGCGGATCCGGGGTGTGGAGGTGCGGCGGGAGCCTTCACGGGCGGATCTCGCGAGTGTGCTGCTGCGGCGGAGGGACCCGTGGGAGTCGGCGGGTCCGGTGCCGTGGCCGTGGCTGGAACGCCCGCAGTCCCGGCTGTGGGAGCCGGTGCCGGTCGGTTTGGATGAGGTTGGCGACCTGGTGACGCTCACGCTGCCGGGGCGGAATCTGCTGCTGGGCGGGGAGCCTGAGGCGGGCAAGAGCGCGGCGATGACTCAGCTCATCGCGGCGGCGGCCCTGGACCCGTGGGTCACCCTCGTCGGCCTGGATGCGAAGAGGCTTGAGTTGTCGCTGTGGCAACCCTGCTTCGATCAGGTGGCGTTCGCGAAGATGGACGACGCGATAGCGCTTCTTGAGTCCGTGATCTCGGACATGGACTCGGTCTATGAGCGGATGGCGGCGGAGCGCCTGCGCAAGGTGCCGTCCTACGCGCGGTTGACGGTCGTGGTGGTGGATGAGCTGAGGTTCTACACCGCGCACCCAGACCGCGTGGCGCGGGAGCACTTCAACGGCTTGTTGATCGATCTGGTCGCGCGCGGCAGGGCGGCCGGTTTTCCCGTGGTGGCGGCGACTCAGAAGCCGTCGGCGGACGTGGTGCCCACCTCGCTCCGGGATCTTTTCGGGTACCGCTGGGCACTGAGGTCGAACACTCGGGACGCGTCAGACACGATCTTGGGCGCGGGCTGGGCGTCGCTGGGGCACTCGGCCGCAACGGTCCCGGTGGGCACTCGCGGGGTCGGCCTCCTGCTGGGTGAGGGTCAGGCAGAGCCGGTCAGGTGCCGGAGCTTCTATCTGTCGGATGGGGAGGTGGAGGGGGTGGCGGCTCGTGGTGCGGAGCTGCGGCGGGGTGTGCGGCGGGGCTGA
- a CDS encoding helix-turn-helix transcriptional regulator, giving the protein MVVSVGKAYLTVADVVSELGIARSTLYVWLATGRGPKFIRLPNGGIRFRESDLKEWLHKLESEER; this is encoded by the coding sequence GTGGTGGTATCGGTGGGGAAAGCGTATCTGACGGTCGCTGATGTGGTCTCTGAGCTGGGGATAGCTCGCTCCACGCTGTATGTGTGGCTGGCGACTGGGAGGGGTCCAAAGTTTATTCGACTGCCCAATGGTGGCATTCGATTTCGCGAGTCGGATTTGAAAGAATGGCTACACAAGCTCGAAAGTGAGGAAAGGTAG